A genome region from Coffea arabica cultivar ET-39 chromosome 7e, Coffea Arabica ET-39 HiFi, whole genome shotgun sequence includes the following:
- the LOC113690553 gene encoding uncharacterized protein has translation MEGTGQRLSRFYSRYGLGPAPSAPAFTGPVRKWKRKWVPSEPNKNNAVAGKRGHQHQEQDAPSLLLCRWTPLNSSGESSEPSKRKFRYTPVIAFEEKKKEAVERLDDDAARIEKNQSRADVIMTIDMPFEKPHFNDNFVEEMKEPGEDHAYFENLDLQL, from the exons ATGGAAGGAACTGGGCAGCGGCTCAGCCGGTTTTATTCCAGATACGGATTAGGCCCAGCTCCATCTGCTCCAGCCTTCACCGGCCCTGTCCGAAAATGGAAGAGGAAGTGGGTTCCTTCAGAGCCCAACAAGAACAATGCCGTCGCCGGCAAGCGTGGCCACCAGCACCAGGAGCAGGACGCACCTAGCCTCCTCCTCTGCCGCTGGACCCCGCTAAACAGCTCCGGTGAGTCGTCGGAGCCCTCTAAGCGCAAGTTCCGCTACACCCCG GTTATTGCGttcgaagaaaagaagaaagaagctGTCGAAAGGCTTGACGATGATGCTGCAAGAATTGAAAAGAACCAATCTAGAGCAGATGTGATAATGACTATTGATATGCCCTTTGAGAAGCCGCACTTTAATGATAATTTCGTGGAAGAAATGAAG GAACCTGGTGAGGACCACGCATATTTTGAGAATTTGGATTTGCAGCTTTGA
- the LOC113690797 gene encoding trigger factor-like protein TIG, Chloroplastic isoform X2: MVLYGTATASTLLEFKASLLSPCPSFGSRPVNPLIQPVKNTIFFPAIKHVSSNSPSQQFKKISNTFVASASTAEVDTLVEKLPADLNVTETEEPNSRVRLSVEVPPVVCEDCYRRVIREFMKKAKVPGFRPGKNVPESILINYIGKQNIQKAIVESILKRTLPHAMSSMTGKALEDSIRIVTKFSEMENTYSSLNSLRYDIIVDVAPEVKWVPEYGYKNLKIVVEIDSEIDAKKASEEELRRRHKSLGSLRIVTDRGVKLGDVAVLDISATTIEADDSDAKSIPSAESRGFQFDTEDGDRILPGFLEAITGIQRGETKTFQYVFPESWAQENLRGIEAKFTVECKELFYRDLPDLDDSIADKLLPGCTTLEEVKKALLEKCLEVEQTAKEQAADNAILDRLCKMVEVDIPRSLFEEQGRELYGAQLLQMQHCNWSRQIGS; this comes from the exons ATGGTGCTCTATGGCACAGCAACAGCATCAACATTACTCGAATTCAAGGCCTCTCTTCTCTCCCCTTGCCCTTCTTTCGGTTCCCGACCTGTGAACCCTCTTATTCAGCCCGTCAAGAACACAATTTTCTTCCCTGCTATTAAACACGTTTCTAGTAATTCACCGTCTCAGCAATTCAAGAAAATCTCAAATACCTTTGTAGCTTCAGCTTCTACTGCGGAAGTTGATACCCTTGTTGAAAAACTTCCAGCTGATCTCAATGTTACTGAAACCGAAGAACCCAATTCTAGA GTGAGGTTGAGCGTAGAAGTTCCTCCTGTTGTTTGTGAGGATTGCTACAGAAGAGTCATCCGAGAGTTCATGAAGAAGGCAAAG GTGCCAGGGTTTCGCCCTGGGAAGAATGTTCCAGAAAGCATTCTTATCAATTACATAGGTAAACAGAATATCCAGAAGGCTATTGTTGAGTCTATCTTGAAGAGAACCCTTCCACATGCTATGTCTTCG ATGACTGGAAAAGCCTTGGAAGATTCAATTCGTATTGTGACAAAATTTTCAGAGATGGAGAATACATACTCTTCTTTGAACTCTCTGAG ATATGACATCATTGTTGATGTGGCGCCTGAAGTCAAATGGGTTCCTGAATATGGGtacaagaatttgaagattgTTGTAGAGATAGACAGCGAGATAGATGCCAAGAAAGCGTCTGAAGAAGAATTAAGGCGTCGCCATAAGTCTCTAGGTTCACTTAGAATTGTAACTGACAGAGGAGTAAAG CTTGGGGATGTTGCTGTACTTGATATATCTGCAACAACAATAGAGGCAGATGACTCAGATGCTAAAAGCATTCCATCGGCAGAGAGTAGAG GTTTTCAATTTGATACAGAAGATGGAGATAGAATCCTTCCTGGTTTCCTGGAGGCGATTACTGGGATCCAACGTGGTGAAACAAAGACCTTTCAGTATGTATTTCCTGAATCATGGGCACAAGAAAATCTTCGGGGTATTGAAGCTAAATTTACC GTGGAATGTAAGGAACTGTTTTATCGAGATCTACCTGATCTTGATGATTCCATTGCTGATAAGCTGCTTCCTGGGTGCACTACACTGGAGGAG GTCAAGAAAGCATTACTGGAGAAGTGCCTAGAAGTGGAGCAAACTGCCAAAGAACAAGCAGCAGATAATGCAATTCTTGATCGACTATGCAAG ATGGTTGAAGTGGACATCCCTCGGTCTTTGTTTGAGGAACAAGGAAGGGAACTTTATGGAGCCCAACTTTTGCAAATGCAG CACTGTAATTGGAGTAGGCAAATAGGCAGCTGA
- the LOC113690797 gene encoding trigger factor-like protein TIG, Chloroplastic isoform X1: MVLYGTATASTLLEFKASLLSPCPSFGSRPVNPLIQPVKNTIFFPAIKHVSSNSPSQQFKKISNTFVASASTAEVDTLVEKLPADLNVTETEEPNSRVRLSVEVPPVVCEDCYRRVIREFMKKAKVPGFRPGKNVPESILINYIGKQNIQKAIVESILKRTLPHAMSSMTGKALEDSIRIVTKFSEMENTYSSLNSLRYDIIVDVAPEVKWVPEYGYKNLKIVVEIDSEIDAKKASEEELRRRHKSLGSLRIVTDRGVKLGDVAVLDISATTIEADDSDAKSIPSAESRGFQFDTEDGDRILPGFLEAITGIQRGETKTFQYVFPESWAQENLRGIEAKFTVECKELFYRDLPDLDDSIADKLLPGCTTLEEVKKALLEKCLEVEQTAKEQAADNAILDRLCKMVEVDIPRSLFEEQGRELYGAQLLQMQANRQLNDQQLAYLSSAKAVNEFLENNKENINHVIKQNLAVGDIFKRENLQFSTEELVKEVKNSIAEFKRHNQEYDEERVKEQVQEVLEGAEVLEWLRENAEIQYTTR; this comes from the exons ATGGTGCTCTATGGCACAGCAACAGCATCAACATTACTCGAATTCAAGGCCTCTCTTCTCTCCCCTTGCCCTTCTTTCGGTTCCCGACCTGTGAACCCTCTTATTCAGCCCGTCAAGAACACAATTTTCTTCCCTGCTATTAAACACGTTTCTAGTAATTCACCGTCTCAGCAATTCAAGAAAATCTCAAATACCTTTGTAGCTTCAGCTTCTACTGCGGAAGTTGATACCCTTGTTGAAAAACTTCCAGCTGATCTCAATGTTACTGAAACCGAAGAACCCAATTCTAGA GTGAGGTTGAGCGTAGAAGTTCCTCCTGTTGTTTGTGAGGATTGCTACAGAAGAGTCATCCGAGAGTTCATGAAGAAGGCAAAG GTGCCAGGGTTTCGCCCTGGGAAGAATGTTCCAGAAAGCATTCTTATCAATTACATAGGTAAACAGAATATCCAGAAGGCTATTGTTGAGTCTATCTTGAAGAGAACCCTTCCACATGCTATGTCTTCG ATGACTGGAAAAGCCTTGGAAGATTCAATTCGTATTGTGACAAAATTTTCAGAGATGGAGAATACATACTCTTCTTTGAACTCTCTGAG ATATGACATCATTGTTGATGTGGCGCCTGAAGTCAAATGGGTTCCTGAATATGGGtacaagaatttgaagattgTTGTAGAGATAGACAGCGAGATAGATGCCAAGAAAGCGTCTGAAGAAGAATTAAGGCGTCGCCATAAGTCTCTAGGTTCACTTAGAATTGTAACTGACAGAGGAGTAAAG CTTGGGGATGTTGCTGTACTTGATATATCTGCAACAACAATAGAGGCAGATGACTCAGATGCTAAAAGCATTCCATCGGCAGAGAGTAGAG GTTTTCAATTTGATACAGAAGATGGAGATAGAATCCTTCCTGGTTTCCTGGAGGCGATTACTGGGATCCAACGTGGTGAAACAAAGACCTTTCAGTATGTATTTCCTGAATCATGGGCACAAGAAAATCTTCGGGGTATTGAAGCTAAATTTACC GTGGAATGTAAGGAACTGTTTTATCGAGATCTACCTGATCTTGATGATTCCATTGCTGATAAGCTGCTTCCTGGGTGCACTACACTGGAGGAG GTCAAGAAAGCATTACTGGAGAAGTGCCTAGAAGTGGAGCAAACTGCCAAAGAACAAGCAGCAGATAATGCAATTCTTGATCGACTATGCAAG ATGGTTGAAGTGGACATCCCTCGGTCTTTGTTTGAGGAACAAGGAAGGGAACTTTATGGAGCCCAACTTTTGCAAATGCAG GCAAATAGGCAGCTGAATGATCAACAGTTGGCATATTTATCAAGTGCCAAGGCAGtcaatgagttcttggagaACAACAAGGAAAACATAAATCATGTGATAAAGCAGAATCTAGCTGTTGGTGACATATTTAAACGTGAAAATTTGCAG TTTTCAACAGAAGAGCTGGTGAAAGAAGTAAAAAACTCAATTGCCGAATTCAAAAGACATAATCAGGAATACGATGAGGAGCGTGTGAAGGAACAG GTGCAAGAGGTGCTGGAGGGGGCAGAAGTGCTAGAATGGCTAAGAGAAAATGCAGAAATACAATACACAACTCGGTAG
- the LOC113690798 gene encoding phosphatidate cytidylyltransferase 1-like, translated as MTQRDHGPASPSTPRFRHRRRSTESFPDVRKLSGSYLLVDDENKYRSMRIRTASTFWMLISILFILYMGHLYICAMVVVIQIFMTGELFSLSRRVNEERQLPGFRLLNWHFFFTAMLHVYGRILSQHLVKTVTSERAFYKLVNKLVKYQMVICYFLYIAGVVCFILTLKKKMYKYQFGQYAWTHMILITVFMQSSFTVANIFEGIFWFLLPASLIAINDIAAYLFGFFFGRTPLIKLSPKKTWEGFIGASVATVTSAFLLANIMGRFQWLTCPRKDLSTGWLECEPGPLFKPDYYSLFGLLPEWFPWKEISILPVQWHALCLGLFASMIAPFGGFFASGFKRAFKIKDFGASIPGHGGFTDRMDCQMVMAIFAYIYYQSFIASQDNPVEMILDQIVRHLSFEEQNALYLKLSQIFEERQFITSLSR; from the exons ATGACACAGAGGGATCATGGTCCTGCTTCTCCATCTACTCCTAGATTTCGTCATCGTAGGCGTTCAACTGAG TCTTTTCCGGATGTACGCAAATTGAGCGGAAGCTACTTACTCGTTGATGACGAGAACAAGTACAGATCAATGCGGATCCGCACAGCTTCTACGTTTTGGATGCTTATAAGTATATTATTCATTCTTTACATGGGTCATCTTTATATCTGTGCCATGGTGGTTGTCATCCAAATATTCATGACTGGAGAGCTATTCAGTTTATCAAGAAGAGTCAACGAGGAAAGGCAGCTTCCAGGATTTAGGCTGCTAAACTg GCATTTCTTCTTCACAGCAATGCTGCATGTATACGGCCGTATTCTCAGTCAACATCTTGTAAAAACTGTAACGTCTGAAAGGGCCTTCTATAAGCTGGTGAACAAGCTTGTAAAATACCAGATGGTCATTTGCTATTTCTTATATATTGCAG GAGTCGTGTGCTTCATTCTCACCCTGAAGAAGAAGATGTACAAATATCAGTTTGGTCAGTATGCCTGGACACACATGATCCTCATTACGGTATTCATGCAGTCATCGTTCACTGTAGCCAACATTTTTGAAGGAATATTCTG GTTCCTTTTGCCTGCATCACTTATAGCTATCAACGATATAGCTGCTTATCTTTTTGGTTTCTTCTTTGGAAGAACACCACTGATCAAACTTTCTCCAAAAAAGACCTGGGAGGGTTTTATCGGAGCATCTGTTGCAACCGTGACATCAGCATTTCTG CTTGCAAACATCATGGGCCGTTTTCAGTGGCTTACTTGTCCAAGAAAG GATCTATCAACCGGTTGGCTCGAGTGTGAACCTGGTCCATTGTTTAAGCCGGATTACTATTCATTATTTGGGTTGCTTCCTGAATGG TTCCCTTGGAAGGAGATATCCATTTTGCCCGTGCAGTGGCATGCTTTATGCCTGGGCTTGTTTGCATCAATGATAGCACCTTTTGGAGGTTTCTTTGCGAGTGGATTCAAGAGAGCTTTTAAGATCAAG GATTTTGGTGCCAGCATTCCTGGACATGGAGGTTTTACTGATAGAATGGACTGCCAG ATGGTGATGGCCATATTTGCTTACATCTATTACCAGTCTTTCATTGCTTCCCAAGACAATCCTGTCGAGATGATCTTGGATCAG ATTGTACGGCATCTCAGCTTCGAGGAGCAAAACGCACTCTATTTGAAGCTCAGTCAGATATTCGAGGAGCGGcagtttatcacttccttgagcAGATAA
- the LOC113690338 gene encoding 65-kDa microtubule-associated protein 1-like, whose product MAAVDAQCPLLGETTCGSLLQQLQLIWDEVGETDEERDKMLLQLEQECLDVYKRKVDQAAKSRAHLLQALADAKVELSSLLSALGEKSFVGIPEKTTGTIKEQLAAIAPALEKLMKLKEERIKEFSDVQSHIQKICGEIAGTTEQVERQSVDESDLSLKKLDEFHAHLQELQKEKSERLHKVLEFVSTVHDLCAVLGMDFFSTVTEVHPSLNDSTGVQCKSISNDTLSRLAKTVLALKEDKRQRLHKLQELATQLTDLWNLMDTPEEERSLFDHVTCNISASVDEVTIPGALALDLIEQAEVEVERLDQLKASRMKEIAFKRQAELEEIFARAHIEIDSEAARDKIMALIDSGNVEPADLLADMDNQIAKAKDEALSRKEILDKVEKWMSACEEESWLEDYNRDDNRYNASRGAHLNLKRAEKARVLVNKIPALVDTLVTKTRAWEEDRGISFTYDGVPLLAMLDEYAMLRHDREEEKRRLRDQKKFHEQLSKEQEAMFGTTPSPARQVGVKKVVGPRANGGANGTAGRRLSLPAHQNGSRSINKDGKRDSSRPIAPVNYVAISKEDATSHISGTEPLPSTP is encoded by the exons ATGGCAGCAGTGGACGCTCAATGTCCTCTTCTAGGAGAGACTACCTGTGGTTCTTTACTGCAGCAATTGCAG CTAATCTGGGATGAGGTTGGTGAAACTGATGAGGAGCGGGATAAGATGCTTCTTCAGTTGGAGCAAGAGTGCTTGGATGTGTACAAGAGAAAGGTTGACCAGGCTGCAAAGTCCAGGGCACACCTTCTTCAGGCATTAGCTGATGCCAAAGTTGAACTCTCAAGTCTTTTATCTGCACTAGGCGAGAAGAGTTTTGTTGGAATT CCTGAGAAGACTACTGGAACAATCAAGGAACAACTTGCTGCTATAGCACCGGCATTGGAGAAATTGATGAAACTGAAAGAAGAGAGGATAAAAGAGTTTTCTGACGTGCAGTCACATATACAAAAAATATGTGGAGAGATTGCTGGGACAACTGAGCAGGTTGAAAGACAATCTGTGGATGAGTCTGATTTATCGCTCAAGAAGTTAGATGAATTCCATGCTCATCTACAAGAACTTCAGAAAGAAAAG AGTGAGAGATTGCACAAGGTACTTGAATTTGTCAGCACCGTGCACGATCTTTGTGCTGTGCTTGGGATGGATTTCTTCAGTACTGTGACAGAAGTGCATCCTAGCTTGAATGATTCTACTGGTGTCCAATGTAAAAGCATAAGCAATGACACACTGTCAAGATTGGCCAAGACTGTCCTAGCACTAAAGGAGGATAAAAGGCAGAGGCTGCATAAG CTTCAAGAATTAGCAACCCAGCTAACTGATCTTTGGAATTTGATGGATACCCCTGAAGAAGAACGGAGTTTATTTGATCATGTTACTTGTAATATATCAGCTTCAGTTGATGAAGTTACCATTCCTGGGGCCCTTGCTCTGGATCTGATTGAACAG GCTGAGGTGGAGGTTGAAAGGCTTGATCAGCTAAAAGCTAGTAGAATGAAggaaattgctttcaagaggcaGGCTGAGCTTGAAGAGATTTTTGCTCGTGCTCACATAGAGATTGATTCAGAGGCTGCTCGAGACAAAATTATGGCTCTCATTGATTCTGGGAATGTTGAGCCTGCAGATTTACTGGCAGACATGGATAATCAGATTGCAAAGGCGAAAGACGAGGCTTTGAGCAGGAAAGAGATATTGGATAAGGTTGAGAAGTGGATGTCAGCTTGTGAAGAAGAGAGCTGGCTTGAGGACTATAATAGG GATGATAACAGGTACAATGCAAGTCGTGGAGCACATTTGAATCTCAAGCGTGCTGAGAAGGCTCGGGTATTAGTAAACAAAATACCAG CTCTTGTTGACACCTTGGTTACCAAGACTCGAGCATGGGAAGAAGATCGTGGCATATCATTCACGTATGATGGTGTTCCACTACTGGCGATGCTAGATGAATATGCAATGCTCAGACATGAcagagaagaagagaaaagaaggtTGAGG GACCAAAAGAAATTCCATGAGCAGCTGAGCAAGGAACAAGAAGCAATGTTTGGTACAACACCTAGCCCTGCTCGACAGGTTGGTGTGAAGAAGGTGGTGGGTCCACGGGCAAATGGAGGTGCTAATGGCACTGCTGGGAGACGACTGTCTCTTCCTGCCCATCAAAATGGTTCTAGGTCAATTAACAAGGACGGGAAGAGAGATAGCTCGAGGCCAATTGCTCCTGTGAATTATGTTGCCATATCGAAAGAAGATGCTACATCACATATATCGGGCACCGAACCACTTCCAAGTACACCATAG